The genomic stretch GTACTGTTCATCCGTGCCTTGTCTTAAGCAAGGCACTGGATCTCAGCAAGTTTCCTACCCCATCTTCGGGCTGGATGGTCCGCCCGCCATTCTGCCCCACCCATCGTCCTAGATGTCTCACATGCCACCGATTGGTATGGCTCCAGCATCGGCCACACTCGTGTTGATAGAGATGGAGTGGTACCTCGGGGCAACACCTTTCATGAAAACCACTATTTTCTTAGTTGTATACCCGTTGGCGCTAAGTTTGCATATCCACTACTTTCTAAGTTGTATACCCGTAACCTCAAAGTTGCATACCCACTACTTTCTATGTTGTATACCCACTATTTTCTAAATTGTACACCTGTTAGCGCTAAGTTGCATACCCAATATTTTTCTAAGTTGTATATCTGTTAGTGCTAAGGTGCGTACCCACTATTTTTCTAAGTTGTATATCCGTTAGTGCTAAGGTGCATACCCATATGTGGAGTTGCCTCTATCTTCCCGAATGGCAACAACTATAACATGCGTCAAATGTAACTTAGTGGGGGAGGCATGGTTGAAAGTAAAACACCACCATTAACAAGTTGTTTTTTTATTTGAGGATGCATACATGTATCAACTGAGTTGTACCCGAAACAAGCAAAGTGTGCATGGCGAAGATGATAAGTTGTTTTTTAATAGTAAATTGTGATACCGAAGTAGGGGATGGATACAACTAAGATACCGCCAATAATACCATGTTCAAATAGTGCAGTAACTATAGCATATTCAGCTGGTGCAACCTAGTATGAGATGGTTGCAACTTAAACATCACCCACAAAAACTTCTCAAATGCGTGCAACAACTATATCCTGCATGAAATGTAACCCCATTTTAGCGAAGTTTGGAGTTGTGCACCATCATCGTGAACCTACCGATTACCATGCCTAAGTTGCCTACTAGTAGCACTAAGTCGGGTAACATCATTGTTGTAAACTTGTGAATCATTGCCATGAACGCCTACCTACCGTTGAGCCTAAGTTGTGTACTGTTTGTTACAGAATTATTTTTTTGTTGTCACTAAGTTGTTTGCCTCAAAAACCAACTTACCAACTATATTAGAAACTGCGGTAGAAACTAGTAGTGCAACGTTACGATTCTTAGTACAATGAAGTTGTTGACTGTTGTTGGTAAGTAAGTAATATCAAACTAAATTGAGTACAAAATATTCAAAAAAGTGTAAGCAACTCACTTTAGAAAGTTGTTTTGCCACAACACTAGAgttgtttttcaaaaaaaaaaaaattgctgaAAGATATACATATGGGATCTCTATTCGAAGATGTCGTCGCGAGAGAGCCAACGGTGAAAACGGATCACAATTCTGACAAACGATCTAAAAGTTATGACTTTTTGAATTTTTCTTGCACGCAAATTAAATGCACGTGTGGATTTTTTTGAGTGATTTCCGGTTGTTTTAGGCTCCTTCCTTTTGCAGATCGGTGCTAGGTACTTTTCATAGTAGGGGTGGAGGCTAGTTAGAACTAATGGGCCCTTGATTGCTCCCTAGATGTGTCCTATTGTTAACTAAAAGCTAAAATGTAGAGTATTTTAGAACAAATTTTAAagttagaatgtagactatttcagaacggaggtagtacatgaGTGTCGCTCGGCTCGGGTCCTTCAAAGTACAATTCCCTACTAGCCGACTGTGGCAGCTGGTGTCTTGCTGGGTTTGGTATGTGTGCTCCAGCAGCACCAAACCAACACATGCACGGTACACAAAGGAAGGTAGTAGACACGGCAGGCTAATTGGCTAGGATACACTAAGCTAGGCACCAAAAGGGACATGCCCCACGACCACGATGTCATCGGCCATGGGTTATCGGCAACAACCGCCACCGTCCAGAATTTTTGTGAGCTTTGTTTCTCTTGTTCCGAGACATGATCGGTCGGAGGGGAGATAAAACAGGATGCCGACGGGTACCTGGACGGACCGCGAGCAGAGGATCATGCTCTCTGAAAGACGGATTAGCAGTGGGACCGGCATCTCGCTCTCTGAAAGATGTGGTGATATCTCAAAGAAACAAAAGCACAACAGTTGAAGTGATGTATATATGCGGATCGGTACTCCGTACCCACCATGGCGGGAAAGAAGGatgcatctctctctctctctctctctctctctctctctctctctctctctctctctctctctctctctctaaacgCACGAGATCTTGCACATTACAGAAGAACAAGGCAGACCTGAGAGGGAAGCCATGGAAAGTGGCTCGAATCTTATAAGGTTTCATGTGGATTTTCCAGCTGCTGAATTGCCTGAAGCTGACGGTTTCCAGGTAGCTATGTTGAAATGTAGTGCACGTGTAGGGGGTCAAACATGACAACATGACACGGCCTGTAGCTGTCTAGTTGCCTTAGCTTCTCTATCTAGTCAACTATGTTCCTCCTAATTCTGCATGGATGATCGTACTATGGCCGCTTTACCGCAATCATCTGATATCACCACACGTTCAGGGAGGAAACTCCTGTCCAGCTTTTGATAAAAAGAGATCTTGGGAGGATCACACGAGATAAACGGATAAATCAGCTGTACAAATGGATAACATCACCTGTACGATCAAGATGGGGACTCTTAGGATGGCTTGAATATCCCTTCGTAaggtggattttttttttctttttcgaggAAATGCAAAAGTCCTGCTTCTTGATGCATTGATAGGAAAAGAGAGTTACGTGCAACACCAAGAAAAAGAGCATCGATCAAAACGGGAAACAGTGGGGCGATGGCTGATGCATTAGGGTCCTGAGGCACTGTTACATGCCCTGCACACCCACGTACTGTTACCGGCGACTCTACCTTACCAACTTAGCGAAGATCCTTGTTGCCCCGTCATAGACATTCCAAGAGGTTTGATGTACTTCCGGAGAGAGTATATAATAGAAACAAAAAATTCCATCCTACAACAATATGTAAACGAACCGGTAGGCAGCGAGCAGCGTACGGGCTCCAGGAGGGAGGACTTctgaaacccatctagggttccatcCTCTCGCCGGTGACGCTACCGGTCTGCtccacctccggtgaccttaggattttggaggtgtggcggaccacagTCTCTCACCGGCGGGAGATTTAATGTTACTTTTTAGGTTGTTTTTCATTGTCTTCTTCGGGATGATGTGGCGGGGCTACATCTCGATGGCAGAATAAGGTCCTCTCCGCCCTATCATCGCTCCGGTGGTTCGCCTAGTGTCAGCGGACGGCGCGTGGAATTTTGTGTCCAGCGGATCCTCGGATCCGGTCCGTCTTCGTGTTCGTCGGTGTGGTTATATGTTTAGCCCTTCCggttacggttgtcatcattagtGTTGGTTGCTGCTTTGTTGTATGGTCCTTTGGGGTTAGCACGACGACTTTCCGTCTGTCtattacaacaagctctacttcgacaagtttTGTccagctccggtgatggaggggcgaagaCGGCGGAGAGTCTTTAGCTCGCTCCAGTGTTTGTAGTCTTCGCTAGACAGTTCAAAGATCTTTttgcaatttttattatttttggtgttttatgtaatgttgttgatgatgattaataGATTGGTGgtccttttcgcaaaaaaaatctaTCTATGAAGATGTAAGAACTTCAGATTAGATCTAGATTTTCTCGTGGAGAGTTGAGGACGTTGGAGCATTTCCAACTGCTGCCACATCGACAATcaaattttgtttctttttataaCAGCTTAGTAAGAAAAGTGCAGCTAACTTGGGTATGAACCGAAACATGCATCTCATCCACACGTTACATTCGAGGAAATTCAGTTATAACACGAACGCATCATACCTGTTTAAGCCATCGATCTGAAAGGAAATTTCTTCCGAAATTCTTGCGCTTCGATCGAACAATGTCTGTTTTATTGGAACCAAattaagaattaagcaagatataTCGAAGAACAACGAAACGGCTACTACCATTTATTTAGAGGTTATATAATTTACATGTAGTAAAGATCCCTGGCGCAAACATAATCTTTACATGGAGATTTAATCTACATCGATCAAAGGAGGTTGCGGTGCATGACCGGTACTGCTTCAGTTTGCCACATTCACAGCCATGCCCGGATTCTACTCTACCTATGCTGTACATCGTTCCATTTAGCTAACTATTTCATGCCAAGGCGCCGAAGGCGGCACTTTTGTCTCTTGATCGAAGGAGGTTGCTAGCTTGCTAACTTCTGTACAGTCTTCCGTGCGACCATAAGCGATCGATGCATGGAGTGTGCTCGGTCATGTAATTAATGGTGGCGTCGCGCTGACTAGACGCGGATTGGCGCGGCGGCGCGCAGCAAGCCGCGGTTTTGCTGATCCATGGCTATCTGGCGCTGGTCGGACTCCTGGCGCTGGATGCGCAGGTGCTCGTGCTGCCTCCGGATGAAGCTCTCGGCGCGGTGCAGGAGCTCGTCATGCGCCATCACCAGCACGTCCCTGGTGCACCACCCCTGCTTCGCCGCTACGGGAGAGGACGACGACGCCGCGCTCGggtgcggcggcgagggcggGACCATCGACGCCGACTTCCGCATCTCCCTCCGCACGGAGACGGCCGTGTCGGCCGCGCGCCGCATCCGCGGCAGCTCCTCGCCGCCCCACGTCTCGCTCTTGCGCACTGCCACCGGCCGCGCCGCGCCTCTACGCACGATGGATTGCCACGCCGAGTCCATCGACACGTCGTCGGTGCCAGCGGGCTCGGACGCagtcgcagcggcggcggcgcctacCTCCTCGATGTGCTCCACCTTGACGCCGGACGTGGCCTCCGCAACGACGGCTGCCCTTGGCTTGTCCTCACCCGCCGACTTCTTGCGCACGCGGGGGCGGCCGGCCgggttcttggctgttcttgctTGCCGTGGCTGCCTTACCGAGACCAGGTCCGACGCCACGACGGCGTCCGGAGCGGCAGCAAATAGGTCAAGTTCAAAGAGGCCATCCATGGTCGCTGATACGTCGCCGCCCGATGAGGAGGATACGACCGCTCCGGTGTTGTGTCGATAGGAGAATACGAAGAGGCAGACGATGATGACGTTCGCGGTGATCCAGAGAAAGGGAGTTGACAAAAGGAGGTCAGAGGGGAGAGGCGCGGTGGGGCTGAACGAGGACGCGCCCGCCGTGGCCGACAggacggccacgaccacggcgaccgccgccgccctgaGGAGGATGGAGCAGGTCATCTCTCGTAAGAGTACACTGCGAGGGAGACTGGGAAAGGGGTGGTGTCTGGCTGTGTAAGGACTAAGGAGGAGGGAGCAATGGATGGATGGGTTCAGTCGTTTATATAAGCTGATCGAGCCGGCATGGAGTCGGTAGTGACTACTGACTAGTGACACTTCTCTAAAAAGCATAAAGCGAAATCTgaagttattttctatttttcaatCACAGCTAACTCCCACACTAAAAGTTTGTAAATGTAATACATTTTGGGGCATCCCTAGATCACAGCACTCAACCCTTACAACATAGCTGCAGCTCACGTGTAACTTATAGGTCAGCAAGTAATTCAATGGTCGGGATATTTGCCTCGGCTGCAAGCCTGCAACCTATCCACCGCTGCCCTCCACCCTCACCTCCCTTACCTCTCACTACCGCCGGAGACGGACGGCGGTCCTGTAACATCCCAGGATTTgaggttacaaaaagagaggaaatagatgtgtgcattgttttcatgcatagaaaatccgggaaattttcgcgctttcaaataaaaatgTCACAGTAAAAGTTTCACTtgagttgatggaattgaagtagatcatgaagtcaagcgctatatataaacctcaatgtgacctttgctaaaaccatgttttaggtagagatgatttgatataTGGGTTAGATCATATGGAACTTGAGCTATtacacaacaccttaagtaaggatcaaataccagatcttctaaAGACACCATaagatgatattccttgccataacgtaTGGCTATCTATTCAACTGCAACTCAAGTAACaagaaaatggagaaactattcttaacttgtgttttccatgtctttaactaaATCATTGCTCTTATCATGATCCTCATGGTATCTCTTCAACCCTAATCTTGAATTCATGATAAGGACATCAACAAAATCCTTGTATATCCTGCTTGTATCTATTCCAAATCCATCTACATCAAACCCTAGACAATGGAGAAATATATACATTCAGTTAGATGCTATCAACATCATCTTTTGAGTTGGAACCCTATGATATAATCCATCTCATTGAGAAGTGGTGAGCAACTATAATGGAATACAACCACATTCTTAAAAGTCAGAAGTAAAGTACAAACTAACCAAAACCAAGCTAGCCAAGTGGAGACTTAACCTATATacttacactactaggaaaaagcctagccGTAACattgctatcagtggcgcacaccttttttggtgcgccactactagttagcagtggcgcaccaaaaagtggtgctccacttatacaaatatagcagtggcgcacttcttttgaggtgcgccaccactaaaggTCTGCCAGATCCcaccactcccccaagcttagcagtggcgcacctcctagtggtgcgccattgctatatcTGTTAAGAGTGGCACACATCTATGTAGTGCATCATTGATAACTGCATGCTCATGTTAACAATAGCGCACACCTAGGCAGTGCGCCATTGTGAGTATATGTCtaaattcgaaaagcaacgcatcgCACCGAACAGCCAACACACGCGTCGAACGACCCCACCACATCCAACCAGCTGCAGCCACACGTTTCCTCCCAGCCCATCCACCTCTCTCTCCCAACCTTATCCCCACCACTTCACCACACCAGACGCTCCTCCACTCCCCCAACCACCGACAGTCCTCTCCCCCAACCCCTGCCTCGCGCCAGACCCTCTCCCCGTCGGTTGGTCCTCTCCCCCAACCCCTGCCGTGCTCCAGGTTCTTCCCGTCGGTTGGTCCTCTCCCCCGACCTCTGCTCGCGTTGAAGCCGACGATGGAGGCGAGCGGCCCAGGGGGTCGCCGCTGCAGAGGAATCGACCACCGCCCCGGTCCTCGCGTCGAACCAGGCGGtgtgcggcggctgcggcggagtCGACCACCACCTCCGTCATGCTCGCGTCAAAGCCGGCGGAGGAGTCGACCACCGCCACCTTCCTCCCTGCCCCCTCCCGTCTCGTCGCCATAGGCGACCTCCACGATGAACTCTTGCCCTTTG from Lolium rigidum isolate FL_2022 chromosome 4, APGP_CSIRO_Lrig_0.1, whole genome shotgun sequence encodes the following:
- the LOC124649652 gene encoding uncharacterized protein LOC124649652, coding for MTCSILLRAAAVAVVVAVLSATAGASSFSPTAPLPSDLLLSTPFLWITANVIIVCLFVFSYRHNTGAVVSSSSGGDVSATMDGLFELDLFAAAPDAVVASDLVSVRQPRQARTAKNPAGRPRVRKKSAGEDKPRAAVVAEATSGVKVEHIEEVGAAAAATASEPAGTDDVSMDSAWQSIVRRGAARPVAVRKSETWGGEELPRMRRAADTAVSVRREMRKSASMVPPSPPHPSAASSSSPVAAKQGWCTRDVLVMAHDELLHRAESFIRRQHEHLRIQRQESDQRQIAMDQQNRGLLRAAAPIRV